The Brassica oleracea var. oleracea cultivar TO1000 chromosome C6, BOL, whole genome shotgun sequence genomic interval GGGTTACTTCTTAAACCCACCCTTTCCATAAATAACCAGATGCATGATGTTGACAGAATAGTGTTCATCATAGAATTTAAGTAGCTCACTCCTTGTATCTACTCCTTTTGCTTCGGGTCGTACGTGAAGAGTATCCATGTTACCTAAGCAAAAATATCACTTTCTTAGCAAGAGAGAAAAAAAAAAGGGACCATGACTTTTATTATGTATCACAACACCAGATCTGGTTACAAGAACAATCCAGATCATAGGTCGAACATGAACCTGTGCTAAATTTATGATATGGATGGTCGTCTCTACTTAGATGCTTCTGTAACTGTGTGAACAACAAAGGAAGACATAACACTCAAGTTAGATGCTAGATATACACCAATATTTTTCATTCCTTTGTACTTTCTTTTCCATTAATCAATAAAATGCATTCTTCAGTTTTATTGTAACTAAATGAATACAATTAACCTATATGTTTGTTCTTGAGAGCAGAGAAAAGTACCTGACGCAGACGCCAAGAATCAGATAACATGTTTTTCTGATTCTCTACATGAGAGAGAACTCGTTAAGAATTTTGTTACTTAACAAACTGCGACATGAAAGCTATCAAGAAAATCAAGAAGCTAACCAGAGTCAACAGCCTTGATCTCCCTCATGGTGGCATCAGCAGACATCAGTGGTTTGATAAAGAACTGTGCGAATCTGGTTAGGAAAATTATGACATAAAAAACCAACACTGTATAAAGGGAAATCAGATAACATTAGTAAGTTCTACCTGTCCAAAGCCTCATCAAAGGAGTCTGTGTTGATATCAAAATGGTAGTTTGTGTCTTCACTGGATGTATAAGCATTTGTGCTTCCTCCATGCTAAAACAGAATTACAATAAGCACATCATATTTTCTCTCAAGATTGTATTTAAGAGCTGGAGAAGAACAATATTACGTACTTCAGTGATGTACTTGGAGTAACTATCTTCCTCTGGATATTTTTCACTTGCATAAAACAGCATATGCTCTTGACATCGCCACCCAAAAATAAAATCATAAATTATTTTTCCATGACTAACAAATCCAACATTAATTAAAAACTCCACTTTGATATAACTGTTTATATAGAGTGAACTTGACCCAGCTTAGTGCTTGAGTCTTGCTATGAAGAAAAACATTAAACGTACCAAGAAAATGAGCTAGTCCATCCAATCCTTCTGGGTCCGAGAATGATCCAACGTTAACATTCATTGAAGCAGCACACTAAGATCAACGTACACAGACGATGAATCAGTTCAGATTTCTTATTTTAGCAGTAAGACTAGAACATGAATCGATCTTTACCTTGTCAGTCTCTGCATCACTGATTAACAACACCTCGAGAGAGTTCTTAAGAACAATCCTCCTATATTCTCTCTCGTCCGTACGTGCCTTCACTATCTCACCACCTTTATCCGCCGCTGCCTCCATTCCACCCGCCATGGCCGTTTGATTACTTGCAGTGGTTGACTCTACGCCTGAGTCTTGGCTCTTGTATGTCCAACGTCTTTCTTTTTTCATTTTCTAAGACAGAGGACGCTGAGGAGAAAGTGCAGTCTACCAACTAATATCAACGGTCTGAATTTCCTCACGTCCTAGAGATCCAATGGCGATTACTCGTGATAATTAAGTCTTCGCTTCTATACGTCCAACGTCTTTTTCTTTTCTTTTTATTTAATCTAATCTAGTGTTAGAGAGTGTGTTCAAAAAAAAAAAAAAAAAAATCTAGTGTTAGAGAGTCTGAATTTTGTTTTTTTTCTTCTCTAAAAGCATATCTAAAATAAATTATATAACTTCAGATATAAAGATTTTTAGTCTCCAAAAAGAAATTTCAAAACTTCAAATTTGGAGTTTTGAAAAGTGACTCAAAACTTCAAATTTGAAATTTGAAATTTTTATATGCATTTTGGCTTTTACAATTAATTCAACATTACATTCATAATTCTAAGTATTTTCTCGTTTATTATTTTAAGTTTTAAAAAAATTTCTATCTCATAAATATTTCAAATTTTTTTATAAATTCAAGTTTTACACGTAAATTAAATAAAAATATAAAAATAAAATTTATAATATTTTAAAACTAGAATTAGGCAATAAAAATATTACAAACAAAACTTAATAATAAAAAACTTTTAAAAATATACATAAAGATATAATTATTATAAAAATTTAAATATTAAAATAACACCAATAGTCTGGTAAATTTGCTCTGGAATCTCCAAAATTTCTAAAATATTGTCCAAATTGTTTTTTTTATAACCGGAGATGGAGCATTACGAAAATAATTTTATGGAATAATATGGTATTTTGGTTGTATTTTAATATTTAATTATACATTTCTCTTTATAATTTTATAAACGTAACATTTTATCGTCATAGTTCATGTAATATATATTGTTGTAATATATTTATATGTGTGTTAGTTATTCATAATTTTTTTTATGGATATACATTAATTATTATAAGGACCATAAGGTAAAATATAAATAATTTTGAAGTTAAGGTAAAAGTTTACTTTCGAAGAATAACACTTTAAAACTAAGTTTTAAATATAAAATTATGTAAACTTCAGAATAAAGAGTATTTTTGAAACTACAAATATCCAAGATAGCGCAATTGCTAAAGTCAGCCCACGTGGTAGATGACAATCCCACCGTTGATTTGCTGCAAAAGTTTACATAATAGACTTAAACTAAGTGTTTTGCCAGCACAAAATCTAATAATTTTACAAAAAACTTATAAATAGATATATTATCAATTCAAAAACCATTAGAATGAATTATTTTCATGCTTTTGAAATATTCAATAATTAACTAAAAATTAATAAAATTATATACCATATATTAAAATATTTTTTATTATTTTTTAAAAAATCATATATACATAAACTATATACATCGGTTTATATTTATTTTTAAAATATTCAAAAGATTATGATGTAAAATATTTTTTAAATAAAATAATATAGAATCTTTTTAGATAATGATAATTATCAAATTCATGAATTATTTTTAAATTTATGGGTAATTATATATAACAAATCTAATCTAATTATTTATTAAGGGTAATAAAGACTTTAAACGTTCTAATTATTTTTAATTCTTTGCCAACATTTTTCAGAAATTATCACAATGGGTGATTTTGATTGTCTTAAGAAATTTATCTTAAATGATATATGATTCATTCTATCTTATGTGATATATATATTAAAATATAGTCAGTTTAATATTACTAACCAAATATTATATAAGCATATATATATATTATTTTAATATTAATAAAGTAAGTATAATATAAATTTAACTATGATATTTTCGTTACAAGTTTTAATTATTCTGAAGATAATGATAAGTTATCAACTAAATCACTAAAATTATTTATTATTAAAATTAACAATTAAGCATAAAATATGAGTAAGCCTAAACTTATGGTTATGGAGAACATGACAAATCAGCGAATTTACTTCTCAAGTAATAGTATAGATATAGATATAGTTTGAATAGATCACCTAGAATATATTTATTTGTAGTTATTAAGAAAGTTTACATTTATGTCTAAGCTATATTTCTCATTTTATTATGTAAAAACACTTATGTATAAGTTATATTTCTTATTCTATTATGTAAATAACTTTATGCAAAAGTTATATTTCTATGTTATTATCTTAAAAAATTCTAGATAAATTATGCATTTTACATAAATATGCATATAAGAGTAATGAATAAATTTGTAATGATATAACAGTTCTTAATGATATAAAAACAACATAGAAGAAGGGTTATTATAACTTCACAGTTGTCCCTTTTTCAACTCTTCACTGTAACATCTTTTAACTCGTCTCAAAGAAAATATGCAATATCAAAGCAGTATACTCATCATCTTGATCACAATATCAATATTTATGTTGTGAAGTTATGTGGTTAGAAGGGGGCTACAAGAAATGGCCAACTACTCTTTCAACTTCAGCTTTCTTATACAACTCTGATAAAATATTTGTGGAACTAAGGCTCATGGTTTCATCAAAGAATGATGTATGTATCCAATCTTAACATGTTCCTGCTTTCATAACCCGGATTTCTATAATTTATGAACCATAAAACCCAAACCGACCAAACGAAAGCCGATCTCAAAGAATGTTACAACAACACAACAGCAAAAATGTTTCAATCACACAAATATTTAATCAGATCACTTCCATGCTTCTCTAAGCTATAGAAGTACCACGATGATCCTTATCAATATGCTTCAATAGTTCCCCCGGTTCCCGAAACCCTTTGCTGCATTTCGGACAAACATCAACCGTAACTTTACCATTCCTCTCCTGCGTTTTCCCTAGACTGCCATCGCCGCCACTCGAAAACTGTAACTTCTGGCTAATATCGTTACCGAGTTCTCTGATACTAGCTTCAGCCGAAGCTAAAAGACTAGACCATCTTGAAGATGAAGCGGGAGCTTCTTTTGTGTTTGTTGTACTCAAGAAACCCATGAATGAGAAACTAGAATCAAGCTTCTTAGATCCAGAGCAACTATGGTCAGGCCCAAACCGATGTTTCAAACAGTGTTCGATGCCGCAATCTCGGCATTTTATAGTGTTGGAGAAGGTTAGCAATTCTCTGCACCTTGGGACAGGACATTTCTTCTTCTTGACAGTTTTCTCGTAGTTTGATGGATCACAATCTGTGTTCACGTGTTTCTCCCAAGTGATGTTTGGATCTTCGTCAGGGTTTAACCGAACTCCTTTAGCACATAACGGACAGATAACGACCGTAACATCTCCTCTGTTTCCTTTCGGACAAGAGTGTTTCATGTAGCTACGATGATCCAAACAAAACACCTGCAATACAATTTTTTTTTTTTTTAAAGATTTTTACGATTCAGACATTATTTAAAAATCGTTTTAGCATCAAATTCATGAAAATGCGAATGGTCGAATTTGAAAGAAAAAAAAAATCAAATTAAAATCGTAGATCGTAGCATCGAGCGAGAGATTATTGTATGTAAGGAGGAATCAAAAGGAACCTGGATGCAGCGATCGCATGTGAATGGCAAGAAATCGATCTGCTTGCAATAATCAACGGAGCAGTGTTTCCCCAGATCTGGAAACTCCGGGGTCCCCATTGAGTCAGAGGATGTGTTGGACAATTATGTTACAGAATACAAAATAATGGAATCATCAAGAAAACCTCAGAGATTCCGAGGATTTAGATTTAATAGAAAACACGCAGAACCGGGGAAGAAAGAGTTGGAAATTAAAGTCAACGTGATTCCCATCTTCTTCATCTCTTCAGAGTCAATCATTCTCTTGTCTTCCTTTCCGTACCAAAATTAAAACGTAAACTGGGCTTTAAAGGCTTCATAAACATTTTCATTACTGGGCTCTCAGCTTCAGGGTGTGAGATACCCATACGGAATTTAATCAATAAATATTAAAGTTTTGGTTTAAATTATTAAATTTAAAAATAAAAAAGAACTGAAGCATTTAGAATATGCAAATCAGCGTACTTCAGAAAGTCTCTTGAATGAAAATAATTTCTCATATTTTTTCTGCTCTTTCTATTTTATTTTAAATATTTAATGCATAAATACTTAACGAGAGATTCACGTTGTGGATACTCTAGATTTTTATAAGTTGTGGGAAATTCTTTTTAATATTTATTGTTTAAGCAATTTCTGGTGTAGCCAGGAATCTTCTGCTGAGTTTCTTTATTTTTTTTTTTTTTTTTTGACGTCGTTTGTTGATTTTCTTATGATCAAAATATATTGTGGTTTCATATCATTTTCATTATTGGACTCTCAGCCTCTGGGTATCGGAAATAGTGAAGTATCTAATCAATAAATATTATTATTATTAATTTCATTTAGTTAAAATATTAAATTTTAGATTAAAAAACGGAACTAATTATAAAGTAATAATCTTTTAAATAATATTTTAAAAACAAATTGTGAGTTATTCGAAAATCGTTTTTCATCTCTTTCTTCTTCTTTCTTTTCCTTTTTATTTTTTAAAATATTCTCATATCTAGATAATTATGAAAACTCTCATTATGAATAATCATTTTTAATATTAATTATTTTCATTGTTTAAGACTTTTATAGTGTAGCCAGAATCAATAACTTTTACAAGTGGTTAATTGTTAAAAAAAATTCACACTTTTTTTTTTGTAAAAGGCTTTCATATTAAAATGCATAAATGATACAAGTATGAGTTTTCACTCATAAGTTTGAGAAAGTTTGCAATAAGAGGAGGGTTTTAGCACAACCCGAGTGAAGGGTTTACAAATGAAACCTAATAGGAAAGAAAAGAAAGACCAAACTAGTGGAAATGGTTTCCTCGGCTACGTCGACTTTTTTTACCCCTTCCTCTAACATTTGTCCATTCCATTTTTTGAACTTTTTGTGTTGGTTTTATTGGTCTTCCTCCTCTAGTTAAGTTATAACTAGAGGTTTCTCCAACCACGTCTAAACCAGTTTCTTTCCCATAAGCAAGAGGAGTCTCCGGCTCCATGTGGAAATGATGATGGTTGGGAGTGAGAGGCGAGAGAGGACCAACTGGTTGCTCATTTTCAGAAGCATGAGCGGCTTCGAAAATGTTAACTTGTGATGGAATTTCTTCCATAATTTGTGTCTGAGAGGGCGCAGCGATTGTGGCTGCTAACATAGGTAAAGTACAATCAATCTTTAAACAAGAGATAGAGTGCACCTCATGTGAGTGTGTGATCGGACCAGAAGTTACATCCTCATAAGGAGTAATGACAGACAAGTTTTTTGGAGTCTCATGTGCTTGGTGGCCAGAAGGTGATTGCAAGTTTGATTCCAAGTGGTTGACATGTGAGCTAGGGGTGTTTTGCAACAATCCTATATCCACCATTGGGATCTCTTCATTGGGACTAGGAGTTTCTTTTATAATAACAGCAGATCCAAGTGGCTTTGGAGGAAGTAAACACCTCTTCTCTCTATGGCCAAGTGCTCCATATCTTTCACACGCGCTAGGAATCCAAGAATACTCTACACCTACCAAGTAAATATTGCCTTGTTTGTCATCAAGAGCAATTAGCTTTGGAAACGGTTTGTCTAGCTCAACCTCAACTAAAATTTCCGCTTCCCTCATATTTGTTGGATCTAAACGAGGCCTATGCGTAAGCATTGGCTCTCCCAAACCTGATGCTATGTGGCTGATACCCAATCTAGAGAAGCATGAATCCGGAATATTCTTGAGGGTTACCCAGGCCGGTAATGTAGAAATCTCCGGGATTTTGAAAGAGTTTACGGGACTCCAAGGAGCCACAAATAGGAGACAATCATCCACATGCCACACTCCCCGTTGGATGACCCATTTGCGAGTATTTTCATGAGGAATATGGAACAAAAACGATGATTCTCCTAATTTCCGACAAGATATCTTACATTCCCGTCCCCATAGTCTATTCAAGACAACATGAATAAGGCCTCCGGGTGGGTTAGAACACCTGTGGAATTGTCCAACAACGTATTCTTCCTTATTCTCAGGTCCTAGTCTAAGAACCTTAGAACGAATTGTCACCTGAGGAGTTCCATCAAGTCGATATTTAGGTTCAGCAGCTCGAAAAAGATTTCTCGAGGACTGGTTCATGCGAGCAGACCATGAAAACCGAAGACTACCATCATCCTTGAGAGCCGGATGAGGCATTTTATCCATTGGAGGATACGACAATTGCTCCTTCTTATGCTTGTGACCGATGATAGAATCATTAAGTGACGGCAAAAAGGAGGCTATTTGGCATTTTACCGCGTCTGAGACACCGAGCTTTGGAGTAGCAGGTACAGGAGGGGTAGGTGAAGGTGTGAAGTGGAGTGGTTTCGACCACGCTCCCATGGAATGGACAAAGACGGTTTCTTTTGTGGGCTCCTCATCAAGGTCACCATTTTCAGAAACGTCATCGTCACCAGTAGATACCATTGGTGGTGCTTCCTCATCAACATTAATGGGTTCATCAGTTTGAGGCGGAGATTCAGTCGGAAGTTCGATGGTTACAGAAGTAGGAGGGTCTGTGATTTCAGAGACATGAAGAGAGTCGTTGGTTGTAGATGCAAGAGGTGGAACTGTGATTGCAGGAGGAGGAGCGATGGTTGCAGAGGGAACATCGGTTACTTATTCTTTCACCGACGAAATCGGTAACGTTGGAGACACGGGTTTTGGATTGGCTGACCATCTTCCAAGATACGGCCAGCGAGGATCCGGAGAAGGAGCATGTTGCAGGTCAGATACATCAGAGGACTTTTGCGCAGCTTCAGTACGCGATTCATCTCTATTAGCATCCATGGAAAAGGAAAGGGTGACGCAGGCCACAGGAGAGGGAGAGAGGTCCGTCTAGTAGGATACGAAACGGCGCCGGCGACGACTCCGGTAGGCTTGGTCGTCGACAAATCTAGAGCGTGAATGTTGAGTTTCGCCTTTGTTTTCGCCGATTTGGGGGCGCGTTCTTGATACGCGCCTTTAGAAATATATTAAAAAAAAAGTTCACATTCGCTTCTGTGAAAATTCTTGGTTTTCTTATGATCATCAATAGATATAGGGTAGTGACATTTTTCTTTACTGAATAACATTATTGAGCTGACACATTGATATATAACAAAATAAGAAGATGCAGAGATACGACAAGATGAACAAACCCCACCACTGATATCACCTGCCAAAACTTTACAGTAATAAGTGAAAAAGCCAAGCTAGGCCACATAAATCTAGATCAGCTACTAGCGACTTCATAGATAAAATGAATCTTTTGAACCAAAAAAACAAAGATAAAATGAATCTAGAGATATATCTCTATATTTTTTTTATCAACCTATAGATATATTTATATGTGTTCATGATGGTCACATTTTATTTTGTAAGAATAATAATGTTTGAACTGAGTCAAAGGGGCTCGATGGAAAGACAACAAGCAGACGAGAAGTGTCATGGGGACAACAAAACAAACCCCTCTTGGTTTACCCATATGAATGTGATTTTGTATTTACACAATCTGATTGTTAAATTTAATTTTATCTATGATTTTGTTATTAGTTTTTAGTGAACTGATAATATAAATAATTAGTAATTGATTACTATATACATATATGTAGACCAAAAAATAAAATATATATATTTCAAATTTTAAGTGAGTCAGTGATGTAAATATCCTTCAAATCCAATGAATATTTGCCTACAACCCAAGTGAGAAGAAATAATATATAGAGAAAAAAAACATAGGGAAATTTGGATCTATAAAAAAAAAAACTATATTTTACCAACTAACCATTTCACTCTCTTTTTTTTCATTTTTCTTCCTATCTCTTTTTATTACACTCTTACTACAAAACTAATATTTCTCCCAATATAGTCATTCAGCAAATTAACCCTTTTTAAATGCTCTCGTAATTACAATTCAACCGTTGGTCTTAGAAAGTCATGGTTTTATTTTAAAAATTTATTATATGTTTTCTTATTATAAGTCGATATAATTGTTAGTTTAACCACACATTGCACTTATTCCGTGTAACCTTGGCTCCCACAAGCACACCTGAAAGACTCTCACTCTCTAAGCTCTTTCTCATGTTCGGAGTTACGGCAAGACTTGATGACCAACTCGGCACCACAACCACACCAAGCACCATATACATGGACCCACCTTCCCTAGACCAGCCGTGCCACAACTCAGACCACCGTTCAATAGAAACACTAGTCGTTATCTTAGCTGTCATCACCATTTTATCCGTCTTAGCCGGCATCTTCGCTCGGCTTTGCGGTGGACGCCATTTATCTGACAGCCGAGACCACGACATCGAAGGTTGGGTGGAGAGGACGTGCCGTAGCTGCATCGATGCTGGAGTCCCCACCGTCGCTGCCGCTCCTCTTCCACCGCCTCCAGCGACCACAGAAATAGTGGAAGAGCAAAGCAAGCCAACAGCCGCTGGAGATCAAAGCAAGAAGTGAAAAAAGTGAAGTAAAAAAGGGGTGAACCTAAATTCTTCGGTTCAGCTCTTAATTAACCTTATCATGTAATCGTCGAAAAAATGAAAACATTATGTATTCTCAGTAATTTTGAAGACATCGTTTTACTTATTCTACGGACATCGTTTTACAGATGTTTTATGATTATTTATTTTTGAAAAAGAAAACATAGAAAGCAAAAATTCTTGTCAACTTTTATCTTCATATCTGTCGACAATTAGACCAATGGAATTATATATAAAAAGACATCAAAACAATCAAACCACACTAAAGTTGTATATATATTCACCATGTTTAATAGTAAAACAAAATATTAGAGAAATGATATTATTCATTTATTCATGGACAAGCAATCAACTTCAGTGAATCATATACAAGACAACAATTATCTCAACTATTGTATGTATATTCCCATATATCTTTAGTTTTCTATATATATCAAGAATCAATACGTAGATAACGATATACATGCATCTATAATTACATATACTACGTATTTATGTATATTACATAATCAGCTTAGTAATTAAGGGCATTTAGGAGAAACAGTGCCTTTATCCTTAACATTGACATTTTCGCAAGAAGCTTTTCCTCCTTTGATGTTCACATTCTCAAGCACAATACCTTGGCATGGATATTTCACACTGCAATTAAACATTATCGCCACATCTGTTGCGCTCGTACCTTTTATGTTCTGATACACGACATTGTTCACTTGAACCGCAGATTCCTAGTCAACATATTTCACATTTCAAGCCTAGTGAGGGTACTTTTATTAAACAATACAAACAAACAAAAATATATAAAAAATTGGGCAAATCAAATTAATCTATCAAACAATTACTTGCTGTTCGCATTTGTCCTTGTCGCAGTAGTTCTGGTCGATTATGATCGGATTCTTGACATTATCCATACGAATGTTTTGGAATTTAATGTTCTTAGCAGTTCCTGACCCTCCCTGAAATCGATAATTGGGTTGTTATTGAGGGAGCACTGCTTTAATGTTACCAGTACTGGTACGATCAGATGGAACTAGACGTAAGGTCGTAATTTCCTAGTTGCTATGAACGTCAAATCAAACTACTCCATCCGAGGGAGTTCTAAAAGAGGGGGTGTTTGTAGGGGAAAAACAACATCAATCACCTGGTAAGTCTTGATTCTTACTCCATTGTCAGTCTCAGAGAGCGTAGCACCATCCACATCAATTCCCGATACATAAGCTTTGGAATTGTCATCCCCCAAGCTTCCAATGCTTCTCAATACAAAAATAAAATAAACAAAGGTCTATATGTTAAATATGTACTCTAAACTATGTGAAACTATTAGGGTAAGATACATAATTTTACTACACTTTGATTAATATTCGGAAATGATAAAGGTATTGTTTTACCTGATCCCATGACCGGGGCCGCAAGTTAAATCATTGATTTGAACATTTTGCGATCCATCCTCAATGGATATACAATCATCACCTATAGAAAAGCAACCATGAATGTCATAACTAAAATATACAGATTTCTAGATTTCTAAAATTGAATAATATGTATGGGGATCATTACCTGTCCCAATGTCTGAATTGGAGATTCGAATGTTTTTAGTAGCAACGATATGAATACCATCCGTGTTGGGACTATCGCCAGGAGCAGTGATCTTAACATTCTTAACGCCAACATTGTTGCATTTCTCAATCGAAATCTGAATCTGCTGTGCATTTCTCACTCTCAGATTCTTCACATTCAAATTCTTTAGGTTGTAGAGAGTAAGAGCCTGCATAA includes:
- the LOC106300308 gene encoding zinc finger AN1 and C2H2 domain-containing stress-associated protein 13 encodes the protein MGTPEFPDLGKHCSVDYCKQIDFLPFTCDRCIQVFCLDHRSYMKHSCPKGNRGDVTVVICPLCAKGVRLNPDEDPNITWEKHVNTDCDPSNYEKTVKKKKCPVPRCRELLTFSNTIKCRDCGIEHCLKHRFGPDHSCSGSKKLDSSFSFMGFLSTTNTKEAPASSSRWSSLLASAEASIRELGNDISQKLQFSSGGDGSLGKTQERNGKVTVDVCPKCSKGFREPGELLKHIDKDHRGTSIA
- the LOC106299567 gene encoding uncharacterized protein LOC106299567; the protein is MFGVTARLDDQLGTTTTPSTIYMDPPSLDQPCHNSDHRSIETLVVILAVITILSVLAGIFARLCGGRHLSDSRDHDIEGWVERTCRSCIDAGVPTVAAAPLPPPPATTEIVEEQSKPTAAGDQSKK
- the LOC106299118 gene encoding polygalacturonase ADPG1, whose translation is MARCFGSLAVFLCVLLMLACCQALSSNVDDGYGHEDGSFESDSLIKLNNDDDVLTLKSSDRPTTESSTVSVSNFGAKGDGKTDDTQAFKKAWKKACSTNGVTTFLIPKGKTYLLKSIRFRGPCKSLRSFQILGTLSASTKRSDYSNDKNHWLILEDVNNLSIDGGSAGIVDGNGNIWWQNSCKIDKSKPCTKAPTALTLYNLKNLNVKNLRVRNAQQIQISIEKCNNVGVKNVKITAPGDSPNTDGIHIVATKNIRISNSDIGTGDDCISIEDGSQNVQINDLTCGPGHGISIGSLGDDNSKAYVSGIDVDGATLSETDNGVRIKTYQGGSGTAKNIKFQNIRMDNVKNPIIIDQNYCDKDKCEQQESAVQVNNVVYQNIKGTSATDVAIMFNCSVKYPCQGIVLENVNIKGGKASCENVNVKDKGTVSPKCP